The proteins below come from a single Prolixibacter sp. NT017 genomic window:
- a CDS encoding glycoside hydrolase family 3 N-terminal domain-containing protein, producing the protein MKPSKPGKSRRIGVRAIAALAVIMLAMVGCQPSGKQESKTVQPGRRYFTDPVIAHKVDSILSLMTLEEKAGQLCILGADHPNLKQLVKEGKLGGTNGVLPGRNVGRYTRQMQKLAMQSRLKIPLLFMGDVIHGFQTGFPVPLALAASWDPDLTRKTDSISAVEATASGVSWTFNPMIDIARDPRWGRIVEGAGEDPYLGSLMAAAAVKGYQGESLASPHTMMATAKHFVGYGAVQAGRDYNTVNMSERELRSVYLPPFEAAVKAGIGAVMPAFVSFNGVPVTANHFLLQDILRKEIGFNGIVVSDYDAVTELQEHGVAASAAQADELAMKAGVDMDLHSGSYLENLPKLVKEGKIPESVLDNAVRKVLTMKFELGLFDNPFRYSDSTLVANNVLPASHREAARKVACKTFVLLKNEKNILPLSKKLQSIAVIGPAADTQDNLLGPVHALARPEDVVTVLQGIKKAVSPWTKVIYAKGTDYNTSSESGFPEAVRAAQNADVVVLVLGENNDMCGEGDSRASLQLPGNQLDLVKAVVKTGKPVVAVLVNGRPLAVNWLNDHVPGILETWFPGTEGGNAIADVLFGDYNPSGKLPVTFPRSVGQVPIFYSHLNTGRPFNPNDKYTTRYVDMPNTPLYPFGYGLSYTNFSISPVKLNTQNLNWNDTLKVSVSVINTGERVGTELVQLYTHQQVANVSPPVKQLRRFKRVRLAPGEVKEITFRLTRKDLAILDKDMKWKTEPGTFDVMVGSSSEVTNSAGFTLKKP; encoded by the coding sequence GAGTCGAAAACGGTCCAACCGGGGCGGCGGTACTTCACCGATCCGGTGATTGCGCACAAAGTGGATTCCATTTTGTCATTGATGACGCTGGAAGAGAAGGCTGGTCAACTCTGTATTTTGGGAGCAGATCATCCGAACCTGAAACAGCTGGTTAAGGAAGGTAAACTGGGTGGAACTAACGGAGTTCTTCCAGGTAGAAATGTGGGCCGTTACACCCGCCAAATGCAAAAACTGGCGATGCAGTCGCGGCTGAAGATTCCGTTGCTGTTCATGGGGGATGTCATCCACGGTTTCCAGACAGGTTTCCCGGTTCCGTTGGCGTTGGCTGCTTCGTGGGACCCCGACTTAACCCGAAAAACCGATAGTATTTCGGCCGTTGAGGCAACGGCATCAGGTGTGAGCTGGACGTTCAACCCGATGATTGACATAGCCCGCGATCCGCGTTGGGGCAGAATAGTAGAGGGCGCCGGCGAAGATCCGTATCTCGGTTCGCTAATGGCAGCGGCTGCTGTGAAAGGATATCAGGGCGAAAGCCTTGCATCACCTCATACCATGATGGCTACCGCGAAACATTTCGTAGGGTACGGCGCAGTGCAAGCAGGCCGTGACTACAACACGGTGAATATGTCGGAACGGGAGTTGCGTTCCGTTTACCTGCCTCCGTTCGAAGCGGCTGTTAAAGCTGGAATTGGAGCCGTAATGCCAGCCTTTGTATCATTCAACGGTGTGCCTGTAACGGCCAACCACTTTTTGCTGCAGGATATTCTCCGCAAAGAAATAGGCTTTAATGGAATTGTGGTTTCGGATTACGATGCGGTGACAGAACTTCAGGAGCATGGTGTAGCGGCTTCTGCGGCACAAGCCGACGAACTGGCGATGAAAGCGGGTGTCGATATGGATTTACACAGTGGTTCGTACCTCGAGAATTTACCCAAACTCGTAAAGGAAGGTAAAATACCGGAATCGGTGTTGGACAATGCGGTGCGAAAAGTGCTGACCATGAAGTTCGAACTGGGATTGTTCGATAATCCGTTCCGCTATAGCGACTCCACATTGGTGGCCAATAATGTTCTGCCGGCAAGCCATCGCGAAGCAGCGAGGAAAGTGGCTTGCAAGACATTTGTATTGCTGAAAAACGAAAAAAATATTTTACCGCTAAGCAAGAAACTTCAGTCTATTGCTGTGATTGGTCCCGCTGCTGATACTCAGGATAACTTATTAGGGCCGGTTCATGCACTGGCCCGGCCGGAAGATGTGGTGACCGTGCTGCAGGGAATTAAAAAGGCCGTTTCGCCATGGACGAAAGTAATTTATGCGAAAGGAACTGATTACAATACCAGTTCGGAAAGCGGTTTCCCGGAAGCTGTTCGGGCAGCCCAAAACGCTGATGTGGTAGTGCTGGTGCTCGGGGAAAACAACGACATGTGCGGAGAAGGCGACAGCCGTGCTTCATTGCAGTTGCCTGGTAACCAACTCGACCTGGTGAAAGCTGTTGTGAAGACCGGCAAACCAGTGGTAGCTGTTTTGGTCAATGGCAGGCCGTTGGCTGTAAACTGGCTGAATGACCATGTGCCGGGCATTCTGGAAACCTGGTTTCCGGGTACCGAAGGTGGAAATGCCATTGCGGATGTGCTGTTTGGCGATTACAATCCGTCGGGAAAATTGCCGGTCACTTTCCCGAGAAGTGTCGGACAGGTGCCCATCTTTTACAGTCATCTGAATACTGGGCGGCCGTTTAATCCGAATGATAAATACACGACCCGTTACGTGGACATGCCCAATACACCGCTTTATCCGTTTGGTTACGGATTGAGTTATACGAATTTTTCTATTTCGCCGGTAAAACTGAATACACAGAATCTGAATTGGAACGATACACTGAAAGTGTCGGTTTCTGTTATCAATACCGGGGAACGCGTGGGTACGGAGCTGGTGCAGCTGTACACGCATCAGCAAGTCGCCAATGTGAGTCCTCCGGTAAAACAATTGCGGCGTTTTAAACGAGTCCGGTTAGCTCCGGGAGAGGTGAAGGAAATCACGTTCCGGTTGACGCGAAAGGATTTGGCAATTCTGGATAAAGATATGAAGTGGAAGACCGAACCGGGTACTTTCGACGTGATGGTAGGAAGCAGTTCCGAAGTGACCAATTCGGCCGGTTTTACACTGAAAAAGCCTTGA
- a CDS encoding glycoside hydrolase family 3 N-terminal domain-containing protein codes for MTQKLTMLLTAGAVLFLSSCQQPVNNKVAKKDEASKYFDEPVITHKVDSVLSMMTLDEKIGQLTLYSSGWDKTGPSMNENYINDIKAGKCGNIFNAFSPDYNRKLQKIAMEQTRMKIPLLFGYDVIHGQKTIFPIPLGEAASWDLKSIQKTASAAAAEAAAAGIQWTYAPMCDIARDPRWGRVSEGAGEDPYLGSKIAAARVHGFQGTNLASDTTVVACVKHFAAYGAPEAGRDYNTVDMSERKLRDVYLPPYKAAVDAGAGTVMTSFNDLNGVPATASHFLMTNILRKEWGFNGFVVTDYTAINELVPHGIAKDEKDAAALAMNAGVDMDMQGGTYSKYLKELLKEGRVTQEEIDNAVRRVLRIKFRLGLFADPYKYFSNKREKKLTYSKYHMTLARQMARESMVLLKNDKETLPLKKGQRIALIGPLANSQRDLLGSWHAAGDWKINKTVKEAMEDQFGRQNIRYAKGCDLRGDNRSGFASAVSAARRSDVVVMVLGESAEWSGEAASRAHINLPHIQSELLEAIHKTGKPVVVVLMSGRPLALDKEVPMTDAMLEAWFPGTEGAPALADVLSGKYNPSGKLPMTFPRITGQIPIYYSAKNTGRPYTKTGKEQKYRSRYLFTPNTPEFAFGHGLSYTTFSYTEPELSTAKLAMGDTLHVSVNITNTGKYDGTEVAQLYIRDMVGSVTRPVKELKGFRRIFLKKGESKTVTFDLTMNDLSFYRKDMTWGAEPGDFKVFVGGASDDVKEAAFTLVK; via the coding sequence ATGACACAAAAACTGACGATGTTACTGACTGCGGGAGCGGTTTTGTTCCTGTCGTCCTGTCAGCAGCCTGTTAATAATAAGGTTGCGAAAAAAGACGAAGCATCGAAGTATTTCGACGAGCCGGTAATTACGCACAAAGTCGACTCGGTACTGTCGATGATGACGCTGGATGAGAAAATTGGGCAGCTTACGCTGTACTCCAGCGGCTGGGATAAAACCGGGCCGAGCATGAACGAGAATTACATTAATGACATAAAAGCCGGGAAATGCGGAAATATCTTCAACGCTTTTTCGCCGGATTACAACCGGAAATTGCAGAAGATTGCGATGGAACAAACCCGGATGAAAATTCCGTTGCTGTTTGGTTACGATGTTATCCACGGACAGAAAACCATCTTCCCGATTCCGTTGGGTGAAGCGGCTTCGTGGGATTTAAAATCGATTCAGAAAACGGCATCTGCTGCTGCTGCCGAAGCTGCTGCTGCCGGTATTCAGTGGACTTATGCCCCGATGTGTGACATTGCCCGTGACCCTCGCTGGGGGCGCGTATCGGAAGGTGCTGGTGAAGATCCGTACCTCGGAAGTAAAATTGCTGCCGCGCGTGTGCATGGTTTCCAGGGAACCAATTTGGCCTCAGACACTACGGTTGTGGCCTGTGTGAAACACTTTGCTGCTTACGGTGCCCCGGAAGCCGGCCGCGATTACAATACCGTTGATATGTCGGAACGGAAACTCCGGGATGTTTATCTGCCTCCTTATAAGGCTGCAGTTGATGCCGGTGCCGGTACAGTGATGACTTCGTTTAACGATTTGAACGGTGTTCCGGCAACGGCCAGCCATTTCCTGATGACCAATATTCTGCGCAAGGAGTGGGGCTTTAATGGCTTCGTGGTAACCGACTACACGGCGATTAACGAGCTGGTGCCTCATGGCATTGCCAAAGATGAGAAAGATGCAGCTGCCTTGGCGATGAACGCCGGTGTAGACATGGATATGCAGGGCGGAACTTATTCTAAATACCTGAAAGAATTGCTAAAGGAAGGCCGCGTAACGCAAGAGGAAATTGATAATGCGGTACGTCGTGTGTTGCGGATTAAATTCCGCTTGGGACTGTTTGCCGATCCGTATAAATATTTCAGTAACAAGCGTGAGAAGAAGCTGACCTATTCGAAATATCATATGACACTGGCCCGCCAGATGGCCCGCGAGTCAATGGTATTGCTGAAGAATGATAAGGAAACACTTCCGTTGAAAAAAGGTCAGCGAATTGCGTTGATTGGCCCGTTGGCTAATTCGCAGCGCGACCTGCTGGGCTCGTGGCATGCAGCCGGCGACTGGAAAATCAACAAAACCGTGAAGGAAGCGATGGAAGACCAGTTTGGCAGGCAGAATATCCGGTATGCCAAAGGATGTGACCTGCGTGGCGATAACCGTTCCGGATTTGCTTCCGCTGTGTCAGCTGCTCGTCGTTCCGATGTGGTGGTGATGGTGTTGGGCGAATCGGCTGAATGGAGCGGTGAAGCTGCCAGTCGTGCGCACATCAATCTGCCGCATATTCAGTCCGAATTGCTGGAAGCCATCCACAAAACCGGGAAGCCGGTGGTTGTGGTACTGATGAGTGGTCGTCCGTTGGCGCTCGACAAAGAGGTGCCCATGACCGATGCGATGCTGGAAGCCTGGTTCCCCGGAACAGAAGGAGCCCCTGCTTTGGCCGATGTCCTTTCGGGAAAATACAACCCGTCGGGTAAATTGCCGATGACTTTCCCGCGGATTACCGGTCAGATTCCGATTTATTACAGCGCGAAAAATACCGGTCGTCCTTATACCAAAACCGGAAAAGAACAGAAATACCGTTCACGGTATCTGTTTACACCGAATACGCCGGAGTTTGCCTTCGGTCATGGATTGAGTTATACGACATTCAGTTATACCGAACCGGAATTAAGTACGGCGAAACTGGCCATGGGCGACACTCTTCACGTAAGTGTGAACATTACCAATACCGGTAAATACGACGGAACCGAAGTGGCTCAGCTGTACATCCGCGACATGGTGGGTAGTGTTACCCGTCCGGTGAAAGAACTGAAGGGTTTCCGGAGAATATTCCTGAAAAAGGGTGAAAGCAAAACCGTCACTTTCGATTTGACCATGAACGATCTTTCTTTCTACCGCAAGGATATGACCTGGGGGGCCGAACCCGGCGACTTCAAGGTATTTGTCGGCGGCGCTTCCGACGATGTGAAAGAAGCAGCATTTACATTAGTGAAATAG
- a CDS encoding IS3 family transposase gives MYPLVSKSVLCELFGFSRQAWYDSKKRHSVKQMQEVFILKQVKILRREHPRMGAEKLLLLLASTLQEHNIKYGRDKFFNLLGEHGLLVRRRKRGPKTTNSNHFYRKYPNLIRDIELVSSGRLWVSDITYLRTEKGFVYLSLVTDAYSKKIVGWSLWPDLTSEGALNALRMAVAGEGVKPNLIHHSDRGIQYCCNDYVNYLQGAKIGISMTENGDPYENAVAERVNGILKGEYSLQDTFADYHAALEAVKIAVYKYNHKRPHRSVDMMFPTDAHKQTGTLKKHWKKRSYPLKRESGDT, from the coding sequence ATGTACCCGTTGGTATCCAAATCGGTACTGTGTGAACTGTTTGGGTTTAGCCGCCAGGCCTGGTACGATAGCAAAAAGCGTCACTCAGTAAAACAAATGCAGGAGGTGTTCATTTTAAAGCAGGTGAAAATACTTCGCCGCGAACATCCCCGCATGGGAGCAGAGAAACTCCTTTTGTTACTGGCTTCCACACTACAGGAACACAATATCAAATACGGAAGAGACAAGTTTTTCAACCTGCTCGGGGAGCACGGTTTGTTGGTGCGGCGCCGTAAGCGGGGTCCGAAAACCACTAATTCGAACCATTTTTACCGTAAGTATCCCAATCTAATCCGGGATATCGAACTGGTCAGTTCAGGCAGACTCTGGGTCAGTGATATTACCTACCTGCGAACTGAAAAAGGGTTTGTCTACCTGTCCCTGGTAACTGATGCCTATTCGAAGAAAATTGTCGGATGGAGCCTCTGGCCCGACCTGACCAGTGAAGGGGCCTTAAATGCCCTAAGAATGGCCGTTGCCGGCGAAGGTGTAAAGCCGAACCTGATTCATCACTCCGACAGGGGGATTCAGTATTGCTGCAATGATTATGTGAACTACCTGCAGGGAGCTAAAATCGGCATATCAATGACCGAAAACGGAGACCCTTATGAAAATGCGGTAGCCGAACGTGTCAACGGTATTTTAAAGGGAGAGTACAGCTTACAGGATACCTTTGCCGATTATCACGCAGCCCTGGAAGCGGTAAAAATCGCTGTATACAAATACAATCATAAACGGCCGCATCGTAGTGTGGACATGATGTTCCCCACTGATGCACATAAGCAAACCGGAACATTAAAGAAACACTGGAAAAAGCGTTCCTATCCGTTGAAGCGTGAATCAGGTGATACATAA
- a CDS encoding M13 family metallopeptidase → MRKRNLVYMFVGVMAMGLASCQPNVSSSESDALVSHIDSTVKPGNDFFMFANGKWFKEHPIPASEQYNGIFQIIQDTVSAQVRDVCESSAAMTNAEKGSNRQKIGDFFYSGMDSVSLNKNGIKPLKADFERIDNISNGKDLFKELAYIQTVAGSPMFGFYVGQDDKNSSKNAVFISQGGLSLPDRDYYFATDDRARMIRGKFVAYLDSMYTIMGYDKAEATKAADNTMKLETALAKSSRKREDTRDPLKNYNKMSFAQLNQDTPNIDWPVFTEDMGLAKVDSVIVGQPEFLTALNGYLKSFPMSVWKDYLKFQLLNGLASSLDDHTYMTAFNFYSKTLRGIQEPRPRWKRVVGHTNSALGDLVGQVYVKDYLPAGTKEKLLEIGHAIKKVYAERIKNLDWMTEGTKKKALHKLDVMIMKVGYPDKWKDLSSLHVDRTSYVQNVINANKWYTNYMISKYGQPVDRTEWGMEPQTYNAYYNPSNNEIVVPGCNIMVPGYERKMADDAILYAIIGGSTFGHEMTHGFDDQGSKYDAQGNLNNWWTPEDSVKFYAKTRMIVKQFDGYVAVDSLHINGSMTQGENIADLGGIMMGYQAFQQTKQYKDNEKIAGLTPDQRFFLGYAMAWMLNMRPEAIANQVRSDVHSPAKFRVNGPLSDMTAFYKTFNVKEGDAMWRPDSLRVQIW, encoded by the coding sequence ATGAGAAAACGCAATCTTGTTTACATGTTTGTCGGAGTGATGGCTATGGGTTTGGCATCGTGTCAGCCCAATGTATCGTCATCCGAAAGCGATGCCCTGGTATCGCACATTGACTCGACCGTGAAGCCGGGCAATGACTTTTTTATGTTTGCCAACGGAAAATGGTTCAAGGAACATCCCATTCCGGCCAGCGAGCAATACAACGGTATTTTCCAGATTATCCAGGATACCGTCAGCGCCCAGGTTCGTGATGTCTGTGAATCGTCTGCGGCGATGACCAACGCAGAGAAAGGAAGTAACCGGCAAAAAATCGGCGACTTCTTCTATTCAGGAATGGATAGCGTATCGCTGAACAAGAACGGAATCAAGCCACTTAAGGCCGATTTCGAACGCATTGACAACATCAGTAACGGCAAGGATTTGTTTAAAGAGCTGGCTTATATTCAAACGGTGGCCGGTTCGCCGATGTTTGGTTTTTACGTAGGCCAGGATGATAAAAACAGCAGCAAGAATGCCGTCTTTATTTCGCAGGGCGGATTGAGCTTGCCTGACCGTGATTACTATTTTGCTACCGATGACCGCGCCAGGATGATCCGCGGAAAATTTGTGGCATATCTCGATAGTATGTACACCATTATGGGGTACGATAAAGCAGAAGCTACAAAGGCTGCTGACAATACCATGAAGCTGGAAACGGCGCTGGCAAAATCTTCGCGAAAGCGTGAAGATACCCGTGACCCGTTGAAGAATTATAATAAAATGTCGTTTGCGCAGCTCAACCAGGATACACCGAATATAGACTGGCCCGTTTTTACCGAAGATATGGGACTCGCTAAGGTCGATTCGGTGATTGTTGGGCAGCCGGAATTCCTGACCGCATTGAACGGCTATCTGAAGAGTTTCCCGATGAGTGTTTGGAAGGATTACCTGAAATTCCAATTGTTGAATGGGTTGGCTTCTTCGCTGGACGATCACACCTACATGACGGCTTTCAACTTTTACTCGAAAACCTTACGGGGAATTCAGGAACCGCGTCCGCGCTGGAAACGTGTGGTTGGCCATACCAATAGCGCCCTGGGCGACCTGGTGGGGCAGGTGTATGTGAAAGATTACCTGCCGGCAGGTACCAAGGAGAAACTGCTGGAAATTGGTCACGCCATTAAGAAGGTGTATGCCGAGCGCATCAAAAATCTGGACTGGATGACAGAAGGTACCAAGAAGAAAGCGCTGCACAAACTGGACGTTATGATTATGAAAGTGGGGTATCCTGATAAGTGGAAAGATTTAAGCTCATTGCATGTCGACCGCACTTCCTATGTGCAGAATGTGATTAACGCCAACAAGTGGTACACGAATTACATGATCTCGAAATATGGTCAACCGGTCGATCGCACCGAGTGGGGCATGGAGCCGCAAACCTACAATGCGTATTACAATCCGTCGAACAACGAGATTGTGGTTCCCGGTTGTAACATCATGGTTCCGGGCTACGAGCGTAAAATGGCCGACGATGCGATTCTGTATGCCATCATTGGCGGCTCGACCTTCGGACACGAGATGACGCACGGCTTCGATGACCAGGGGAGCAAGTACGATGCGCAGGGAAACCTGAACAACTGGTGGACGCCTGAAGACAGCGTGAAGTTTTATGCCAAAACCCGGATGATTGTGAAGCAGTTTGATGGCTATGTAGCAGTTGATAGTCTGCATATCAATGGTTCGATGACGCAGGGTGAGAATATTGCCGACCTGGGCGGTATCATGATGGGATATCAGGCTTTCCAGCAGACCAAACAGTATAAGGACAATGAAAAGATTGCAGGCTTAACGCCTGACCAGCGTTTCTTCCTGGGATATGCCATGGCCTGGATGCTAAACATGCGTCCGGAAGCGATTGCCAACCAGGTGCGAAGCGATGTGCACTCTCCGGCCAAATTCAGGGTGAATGGCCCGCTGTCGGATATGACTGCATTCTATAAAACTTTCAATGTGAAGGAAGGCGACGCCATGTGGCGGCCTGACAGTTTGCGCGTGCAAATCTGGTAA
- a CDS encoding RNA polymerase sigma-70 factor, which yields MQLIKGIQEKDIIERLRSGDRTAFELLFQFYYPGLVIYATQFAVDRGLAEDIVQNMFVKLWEKRQRVQLVDSLKGYFFTSVRNSCLNSLKHQKVESKYIGQLYEMSEKNLLYQPNLYIASELQDIIRQAIDELPERCREVFVLSRLEQLKNDEIAEKLNLSKRTVETHISHALKTLRVKLKDYLPLLILLGFRL from the coding sequence ATGCAGCTGATTAAGGGCATACAAGAGAAAGATATTATCGAACGGTTACGGAGCGGGGACCGAACTGCTTTTGAACTGTTGTTTCAGTTTTATTATCCGGGTCTGGTTATCTATGCCACTCAGTTTGCTGTTGACAGGGGGCTAGCCGAAGATATTGTACAGAATATGTTCGTAAAGCTTTGGGAAAAGCGTCAGCGTGTGCAATTGGTTGATTCGTTGAAAGGTTATTTTTTTACATCGGTACGGAATAGTTGCCTGAATTCATTGAAACATCAAAAGGTCGAGAGCAAATACATCGGGCAGCTATACGAGATGTCGGAGAAGAACCTGCTATACCAGCCCAACCTTTACATCGCATCGGAACTTCAGGACATTATTCGCCAGGCTATTGACGAACTACCGGAACGGTGCCGGGAAGTCTTTGTTTTGAGTCGCCTGGAGCAACTGAAGAATGATGAGATTGCTGAAAAGTTAAATCTATCCAAAAGGACAGTTGAGACGCATATCAGTCATGCGCTAAAAACCCTCCGCGTAAAGCTCAAGGATTACCTGCCTTTGCTCATTCTACTTGGTTTTAGACTTTAG
- a CDS encoding FecR family protein, translated as MHIEDKKKEVVALLEERERMDTLEQVSEAVNVIDLVDHVDVSGAFVKVNNRLPGNSKWRLYVGYLSKAAAILFLPVLLFALWQYYFSQRGISGDQISMQQITSPPGTRSQIILPDGSKVWLNAESTIRFPIPFSRKTRNVSLIGQAFFSVQKNPEVPFIVKADNVQVKVLGTRFDVNAYPDREKVGVVLARGKISLTTENQDHTSSKSVILHPGERAVVDRQQGDIQLSEGNIEKYIAWHNGRLVFDETPMKEVARQLELWYGVKVVIEDPEILNYHFSTTFENESLYQVLELLKLSSPIEIDYQPAHYDEGGKKTYSKSIVYIKKKTK; from the coding sequence ATGCATATAGAAGATAAAAAGAAAGAAGTTGTTGCCTTGCTCGAAGAGCGTGAGCGCATGGATACGCTGGAGCAGGTGTCTGAGGCGGTCAATGTTATCGACCTGGTAGATCATGTCGATGTTTCAGGCGCTTTTGTCAAGGTTAATAATCGGTTGCCGGGGAACAGCAAGTGGAGACTTTATGTTGGGTACCTGAGCAAAGCTGCCGCAATTTTGTTTCTCCCCGTACTGTTATTTGCCCTTTGGCAATATTATTTTTCGCAGAGAGGAATTTCCGGAGACCAGATTTCAATGCAACAGATAACCAGTCCGCCCGGAACCCGTTCTCAAATTATTCTACCCGACGGTAGTAAAGTGTGGCTTAACGCCGAGAGTACCATTCGCTTTCCTATACCATTTTCCAGAAAAACACGAAATGTTTCGCTGATTGGACAAGCATTTTTCAGTGTGCAGAAAAACCCCGAAGTTCCTTTCATCGTAAAGGCAGACAATGTCCAGGTAAAAGTTCTGGGCACCCGGTTTGATGTGAACGCCTACCCGGACAGGGAAAAGGTCGGGGTTGTACTGGCCCGTGGGAAAATTAGTCTGACAACGGAAAATCAGGATCATACTTCGTCGAAGTCGGTAATTCTACATCCGGGTGAACGCGCTGTTGTCGATCGTCAGCAGGGCGATATTCAACTCTCAGAAGGAAATATTGAAAAATACATCGCCTGGCATAACGGTCGCCTGGTATTTGATGAAACGCCGATGAAGGAAGTCGCCCGACAGTTGGAGTTATGGTATGGGGTAAAGGTCGTTATTGAAGATCCGGAAATTCTCAATTACCACTTTTCCACCACGTTCGAGAATGAATCGCTTTACCAGGTGCTTGAGTTGCTGAAGCTCTCTTCGCCTATCGAAATTGACTATCAACCGGCTCATTATGATGAGGGCGGTAAAAAAACATATTCAAAATCAATCGTCTATATCAAAAAGAAAACAAAATAG